From Channa argus isolate prfri chromosome 21, Channa argus male v1.0, whole genome shotgun sequence, one genomic window encodes:
- the arid2 gene encoding AT-rich interactive domain-containing protein 2 isoform X1, protein MANSTGKNLLDQRRKGQAFLDELRQFHQSRGSPFKKIPIVGGKELDLNALYIRVVSLGGFAKVSDKNQWIELAEEFNFPRGCSNAAFALKQYYLRYLEKYEKVHHFGEDDEETQPGNPKASLPIGAIPNSYNYQQHIVSDYLRQSYGLSTDFVPPCDYNKLVLSLLSGLPNEVDFAVNVCTLLSNESKHAMQLDKDPKLVTLLLAHAGVFDDSLGSFSVVFGTDWKEKTSRDFARFWKEVVEDAEVRELIWDKSSPAQDGTSCEERWQSLFHPPRNPGISDMEAQRVLQIAIILRNLSFEEANVKLLAANRTCLRFLLLCAHCNLISLRQLGLDTLGNVAAELQLDPVDFRTTHLIFHTITKCLMSRDRFLKMRAMEILGNLSKAEDNGVLICEYVDQDSYREVMMLLTLPDLMLLMASLEVLYLLAQLGEVPCSKIASVDHSIDLLVRLVSVDLHTFGPDALTAVRLIEHQANADQAAEVRPHLVEQVPAAVQGAPATVTRVPVQSTQPPPGIVELDGEKFTLQWLNAHFETNPEGSVSRSEMYSEYLATCSKMGRSNILNSTGFLKCLRTVFPNHTMRRQEEAKANGQVQILLVGLRRRSIPLPIQLYYQQPQQQQQQNAAVAPPPTAARREAPGDPQAPPPGLPPGHSSHGPHLVRAPGPSISPGGATASINLTAQESPNANHPTVYRHPVALQVPPQMPPNPLAAVQQQQQQVRPGSVVQIPTTVPATQNHSPQNPAAAAPAAQQHSPMLPTGTPVTLFQQVPQGHILTARVQGVCPPITQHSPLPQNPPVSGPQGGALQVDSPSVAATSAPSSTIQVGAGQALSITGVPNSQGSRVAFQNIAPKPAPNQSGGPAATIATPNQQPQQQTQSVVIVSPNPQQSPAYTPAIHQIVLANPSAIPGAQTIQIAGQPSAASSPCPPPVSPSNTQVQPNQTVSHALSIKRHQQQQQQQHQQQPPLQIISQTSPSQPTSTESSLIKQLLLPKRGPSTPGGKLILPAPQVPPPNSTIASSTQVIYQTGYSTQNPSPQPQQLNVQLVSSQLPAAGAPALQTVQLLPGQLISSSSQGSATIIQAPTAAGQVTFTVVPNTGFTTSTAAVAAVSQGAVAPGVLPPPFSTGTVPHHASAAPPPPPPPPPPPLPAPLRGDKIICQKEEEAKDATGLHIHERKIEVMENSSLAEGGSSISKTSNGDVAAGAKLLNGRKCMESNLPPYHSGNSQGALNGPAMESYPANGKQALSPSLNTPLEGNPDPKKTLVNGVCDFDRVDSGGNFNKNIPNHIASKQYLGNGEVGPSEKSQGSDPPLPSPHPPQQDTAKAQQAERLANGPQAAGNRLPTELTNGPLGPGHAVLRQQLLPNSSLPPTVTVTSQSLAPSPANGVVSEARGLKRPAENEDRSVTAASSGIPNKVGVRIITISDPNNAGSSATMVAVPAGTDPSTVAKVAIENATQQRNCSPTQAAGSTPTISPSLPPVSQPAQVGNHSPHFPAQQTSTPPPEQSRKLGQNFKCLWQSCKRWFETPSQVFYHAATQHGGKDLYGGQCLWEGCEPFPRQRLSFITHLQDKHCSREALLAGLKVEEQQAQSPNQTSSQTPPAAGSTTAQRAPKAIVNHPSAALMALRRGSRNLVFRDFTDEKEGPVTKHIRLTAALTLKNIAKHSDCGRMLVKRHETHLSVLALSNMEVSTTLAKCLYELTRSLQA, encoded by the exons ACTATCTTCGCCAAAGCTATGGTCTGTCGACGGATTTTGTTCCACCGTGTGACTACAACAAACTGGTGCTGTCTCTCCTTTCGGGCCTACCCAATGAAGTGGATTTTGCTGTTAATGTTTGCACTCTGCTTTCCAACGAGAGCAAGCATGCCATGCAGCTCGACAAGGACCCAAAACTGGTCACGTTGCTGCTGGCACACGCCGGCGTATTCGATGACT CACTAGGCAGCTTCTCCGTGGTATTTGGGACAGACTGGAAGGAGAAAACCTCTCGGGACTTTGctagg TTCTGGAAGGAAGTGGTGGAGGATGCTGAAGTCAGGGAGCTGATCTGGGACAAGAGCAGTCCAGCACAAG ATGGTACGTCGTGTGAGGAGCGCTGGCAGAGCCTCTTCCACCCACCGCGGAATCCGGGTATCAGTGACATGGAGGCCCAGCGGGTGCTGCAGATTGCCATTATCCTGCGAAACCTCTCATTCGAGGAGGCCAATGTCAAGCTACTGGCGGCCAACCGAACGTGCCTGCGCTTCCTTTTGCTCTGTGCCCACTGTAACCTCATCTCTCTCAGACAGCTCGGACTTGACACTTTAGGGAATGTGGCTGCCGAG CTCCAGCTGGATCCTGTTGACTTTCGGACGACCCATCTGATCTTTCACACCATCACCAAATGCTTGATGTCCAGGGACCGGTTTCTCAAAATGAGAG CCATGGAGATCCTTGGTAACCTCAGCAAGGCAGAGGACAATGGTGTGCTAATCTGTGAGTATGTGGACCAGGACTCCTACAGGGAGGTAATGATGCTCCTCACCCTGCCTGACCTTATGCTCCTTATGGCCTCCTTGGAGGTGCTATACCTACTAGCTCAGCTGGGAGAGGTCCCCTGCAGCAAGATCGCCTCTGTCGACCACAGCATAG ACCTCTTGGTGCGATTAGTATCGGTTGACCTTCATACGTTTGGACCAGACGCCCTAACAGCGGTGCGGTTGATTGAGCATCAGGCCAATGCCGACCAGGCAGCTGAGGTTCGGCCGCATTTAGTAGAGCAGGTACCTGCAGCGGTGCAGGGAGCACCAGCAACTG taACAAGGGTCCCAGTTCAATCAACGCAGCCACCACCTGGTATTGTTGAACTAGATGGGGAGAAATTTACACTGCAATG GCTAAATGCACACTTTGAGACAAACCCAGAGGGCTCTGTGTCTCGGTCAGAAATGTACTCGGAGTACTTAGCCACTTGCAGTAAAATGGGACGGAGCAACATCTTGAACTCCACCGGCTTCCTCAAATGTCTGCG AACTGTGTTCCCCAACCACACGATGCGACGGCAAGAGGAGGCCAAGGCTAACGGTCAGGTTCAGATCCTCCTGGTAGGGCTAAGGCGGAGGTCAATCCCCCTGCCCATCCAGCTGTATTACCAAcagcctcagcagcagcagcagcagaacgcAGCAGTTGCACCTCCACCTACAGCAGCTCGACGTGAAGCACCTGGAGACCCTCAGGCCCCACCTCCAG GCTTGCCTCCCGGGCATTCCAGTCATGGGCCCCATCTAGTCCGTGCCCCAGGTCCCAGCATCAGCCCAGGTGGTGCTACCGCATCAATTAACTTGACTGCACAGGAATCTCCCAATGCAAACCACCCGACTGTTTATCGTCACCCAGTGGCCCTACAGGTGCCTCCACAGATGCCACCAAATCCTCTagcagcagtgcagcagcaacagcaacaggtCCGACCTGGTTCTGTGGTCCAGATTCCAACGACGGTACCAGCCACCCAGAACCACAGTCCCCAgaaccctgctgctgctgctcctgcggCACAGCAACACTCCCCCATGCTTCCCACGGGGACCCCTGTCACGCTATTTCAGCAGGTACCACAGGGGCACATTCTCACCGCCAGGGTACAGGGTGTGTGCCCCCCAATCACCCAGCATTCCCCCCTCCCTCAAAACCCTCCAGTTTCTGGGCCTCAGGGTGGAGCTCTCCAAGTGGATTCTCCGTCTGTTGCTGCAACATCAGCACCCTCCTCTACCATCCAGGTTGGGGCTGGTCAGGCATTAAGCATCACAGGTGTGCCCAATTCCCAAGGTTCACGTGTCGCCTTTCAGAATATTGCCCCCAAACCAGCGCCAAACCAGTCAGGTGGACCAGCAGCCACGATAGCCACTCCAAACCAGCAGCCCCAGCAACAGACGCAGAGTGTAGTAATAGTCAGTCCCAACCCCCAGCAGAGCCCCGCCTACACCCCTGCCATACATCAGATTGTTCTTGCCAACCCCTCTGCCATTCCTGGAGCCCAGACTATCCAGATAGCAGGCCAGCCCTCAGCTGCTTCCAGCCCCTGCCCTCCTCCTGTCTCTCCCTCAAATACACAGGTTCAACCCAATCAAACTGTCAGCCACGCACTGTCCATTAAACggcatcaacaacaacagcagcagcagcatcaacaaCAGCCACCGCTCCAAATTATTTCCCAAACCTCCCCCTCTCAGCCTACCTCCACTGAGTCCAGCTTGATCAAACAACTACTGCTTCCAAAGCGAGGGCCTTCTACACCGGGAGGAAAGCTCATCCTCCCTGCTCCACAGGTCCCCCCTCCCAACAGCACGATAGCCTCTAGTACACAGGTCATCTACCAGACAGGTTACAGCACCCAGAATCCTTCTCCTCAGCCTCAGCAGCTCAATGTCCAGCTGGTTTCGAGTCAGCTTCCAGCTGCAGGAGCTCCAGCCCTCCAGACAGTCCAGCTCCTGCCAGGCCAGCTCATTTCTTCAAGTAGCCAAGGGTCAGCTACTATAATCCAGGCCCCGACAGCAGCTGGACAAGTCACATTTACCGTGGTCCCCAACACTGGCTTCACAACCtctactgctgctgttgctgctgtcagCCAAGGTGCCGTGGCTCCCGGTGTTCTCCCTCCTCCATTCTCTACTGGAACGGTGCCCCATCATGCATCAgcagctccacctcctccaccaccaccccctccaccaccactgcCAGCTCCCCTCAGAGGAGACAAGATCATTTGtcaaaaggaggaggaggccaaGGACGCTACAGGGCTGCACATCCATGAGAGAAAAATAGAGGTGATGGAAAACTCCTCCTTGGCAGAAGGAGGCTCCTCAATTAGTAAAACCAGTAACGGTGATGTTGCGGCAGGTGCCAAGCTGCTAAATGGTCGGAAGTGCATGGAGTCTAATCTACCTCCATACCACTCAGGGAACAGCCAGGGGGCACTCAATGGCCCAGCTATGGAGAGTTACCCTGCTAATGGGAAGCAGGCCCTCTCACCCAGCCTGAACACCCCTCTAGAGGGCAACCCCGACCCTAAAAAGACTCTAGTCAATGGAGTGTGTGACTTTGATCGGGTTGACAGTGGTGGcaactttaacaaaaacattccAAATCACATTGCTTCCAAACAGTACTTGGGGAATGGGGAAGTGGGCCCCTCTGAGAAAAGTCAAGGCTCAGACCCCCCTCTCCCGAGTCCTCATCCCCCCCAACAGGACACTGCCAAAGCCCAGCAGGCTGAGCGTCTGGCCAACGGACCCCAGGCAGCAGGCAACAGGCTTCCCACAGAATTAACCAATGGACCTTTGGGACCGGGCCATGCTGTGCTACGACAGCAACTGCTCCCCAACTCCTCCCTTCCCCCCACTGTTACAGTTACCTCCCAGAGCCTTGCTCCCTCTCCTGCAAACGGAGTGGTCTCTGAGGCTCGAGGCCTCAAGAGGCCAGCTGAGAACGAGGACCGCAGTGTAACAGCAGCATCCTCGGGGATCCCTAATAAAGTGGGAGTGCGAATCATTACCATCAGTGACCCCAACAATGCCGGCAGCAGCGCCACCATGGTGGCCGTGCCAGCAGGAACAGACCCAAGCACAGTAGCCAAAGTAGCAATAGAGAACGCCACTCAGCAGAGGAACTGCTCACCCACACAGGCAGCTGGCTCAACG CCGACCATATCCCCGTCCCTGCCCCCGGTATCCCAGCCTGCACAAGTGGGTAACCACAGTCCCCACTTCCCAGCACAGCAAACCTCCACGCCGCCACCAGAGCAAAGCAGGAAATTAGGGCAGAACTTCAAGTGTCTGTGGCAGTCCTGTAAACG GTGGTTTGAAACGCCATCTCAGGTGTTTTACCATGCAGCAACACAGCATGGTGGAAAAGACTTGTATGGAGGTCAGTGTCTATGGGAGGGATGTGAACCTTTTCCCAGACAGAGACTGTCCttcatcacacatttacag GATAAGCACTGTTCTCGAGAGGCTTTGCTGGCTGGACTCAAAGTAGAGGAGCAGCAGGCGCAAAGTCCCAATCAAACTTCTTCCCA GACTCCGCCAGCGGCAGGCAGTACTACAGCACAGCGAGCACCGAAAGCAATCGTCAATCATCCGAGCGCAGCTCTCATGGCTCTACGCAGGGGCTCCCGAAACCTGGTCTTCAGGGACTTCACT GATGAGAAAGAGGGACCAGTGACTAAACACATACGACTAACTGCTGCCTTAACGTTAAAGAACATCGCCAAGCACTCTGACTGTGGTCGCAT GTTGGTAAAGAGGCATGAGACGCACCTCTCTGTGCTAGCTTTAAGTAACATGGAGGTTTCCACCACGCTCGCTAAATGCCTTTATGAACTGACGCGCTCGCTCCAGGCTTAA
- the arid2 gene encoding AT-rich interactive domain-containing protein 2 isoform X2: MANSTGKNLLDQRRKGQAFLDELRQFHQSRGSPFKKIPIVGGKELDLNALYIRVVSLGGFAKVSDKNQWIELAEEFNFPRGCSNAAFALKQYYLRYLEKYEKVHHFGEDDEETQPGNPKASLPIGAIPNSYNYQQHIVSDYLRQSYGLSTDFVPPCDYNKLVLSLLSGLPNEVDFAVNVCTLLSNESKHAMQLDKDPKLVTLLLAHAGVFDDSLGSFSVVFGTDWKEKTSRDFARFWKEVVEDAEVRELIWDKSSPAQDGTSCEERWQSLFHPPRNPGISDMEAQRVLQIAIILRNLSFEEANVKLLAANRTCLRFLLLCAHCNLISLRQLGLDTLGNVAAELQLDPVDFRTTHLIFHTITKCLMSRDRFLKMRAMEILGNLSKAEDNGVLICEYVDQDSYREVMMLLTLPDLMLLMASLEVLYLLAQLGEVPCSKIASVDHSIDLLVRLVSVDLHTFGPDALTAVRLIEHQANADQAAEVRPHLVEQVPAAVQGAPATVTRVPVQSTQPPPGIVELDGEKFTLQWLNAHFETNPEGSVSRSEMYSEYLATCSKMGRSNILNSTGFLKCLRTVFPNHTMRRQEEAKANGQVQILLVGLRRRSIPLPIQLYYQQPQQQQQQNAAVAPPPTAARREAPGDPQAPPPGLPPGHSSHGPHLVRAPGPSISPGGATASINLTAQESPNANHPTVYRHPVALQVPPQMPPNPLAAVQQQQQQVRPGSVVQIPTTVPATQNHSPQNPAAAAPAAQQHSPMLPTGTPVTLFQQVPQGHILTARVQGVCPPITQHSPLPQNPPVSGPQGGALQVDSPSVAATSAPSSTIQVGAGQALSITGVPNSQGSRVAFQNIAPKPAPNQSGGPAATIATPNQQPQQQTQSVVIVSPNPQQSPAYTPAIHQIVLANPSAIPGAQTIQIAGQPSAASSPCPPPVSPSNTQVQPNQTVSHALSIKRHQQQQQQQHQQQPPLQIISQTSPSQPTSTESSLIKQLLLPKRGPSTPGGKLILPAPQVPPPNSTIASSTQVIYQTGYSTQNPSPQPQQLNVQLVSSQLPAAGAPALQTVQLLPGQLISSSSQGSATIIQAPTAAGQVTFTVVPNTGFTTSTAAVAAVSQGAVAPGVLPPPFSTGTVPHHASAAPPPPPPPPPPPLPAPLRGDKIICQKEEEAKDATGLHIHERKIEVMENSSLAEGGSSISKTSNGDVAAGAKLLNGRKCMESNLPPYHSGNSQGALNGPAMESYPANGKQALSPSLNTPLEGNPDPKKTLVNGVCDFDRVDSGGNFNKNIPNHIASKQYLGNGEVGPSEKSQGSDPPLPSPHPPQQDTAKAQQAERLANGPQAAGNRLPTELTNGPLGPGHAVLRQQLLPNSSLPPTVTVTSQSLAPSPANGVVSEARGLKRPAENEDRSVTAASSGIPNKVGVRIITISDPNNAGSSATMVAVPAGTDPSTVAKVAIENATQQRNCSPTQAAGSTPTISPSLPPVSQPAQVGNHSPHFPAQQTSTPPPEQSRKLGQNFKCLWQSCKRWFETPSQVFYHAATQHGGKDLYGGQCLWEGCEPFPRQRLSFITHLQDKHCSREALLAGLKVEEQQAQSPNQTSSQTPPAAGSTTAQRAPKAIVNHPSAALMALRRGSRNLVFRDFTVPAATLPFYPGSGPAPGSPLVAEWGLLHPSPMLYH; encoded by the exons ACTATCTTCGCCAAAGCTATGGTCTGTCGACGGATTTTGTTCCACCGTGTGACTACAACAAACTGGTGCTGTCTCTCCTTTCGGGCCTACCCAATGAAGTGGATTTTGCTGTTAATGTTTGCACTCTGCTTTCCAACGAGAGCAAGCATGCCATGCAGCTCGACAAGGACCCAAAACTGGTCACGTTGCTGCTGGCACACGCCGGCGTATTCGATGACT CACTAGGCAGCTTCTCCGTGGTATTTGGGACAGACTGGAAGGAGAAAACCTCTCGGGACTTTGctagg TTCTGGAAGGAAGTGGTGGAGGATGCTGAAGTCAGGGAGCTGATCTGGGACAAGAGCAGTCCAGCACAAG ATGGTACGTCGTGTGAGGAGCGCTGGCAGAGCCTCTTCCACCCACCGCGGAATCCGGGTATCAGTGACATGGAGGCCCAGCGGGTGCTGCAGATTGCCATTATCCTGCGAAACCTCTCATTCGAGGAGGCCAATGTCAAGCTACTGGCGGCCAACCGAACGTGCCTGCGCTTCCTTTTGCTCTGTGCCCACTGTAACCTCATCTCTCTCAGACAGCTCGGACTTGACACTTTAGGGAATGTGGCTGCCGAG CTCCAGCTGGATCCTGTTGACTTTCGGACGACCCATCTGATCTTTCACACCATCACCAAATGCTTGATGTCCAGGGACCGGTTTCTCAAAATGAGAG CCATGGAGATCCTTGGTAACCTCAGCAAGGCAGAGGACAATGGTGTGCTAATCTGTGAGTATGTGGACCAGGACTCCTACAGGGAGGTAATGATGCTCCTCACCCTGCCTGACCTTATGCTCCTTATGGCCTCCTTGGAGGTGCTATACCTACTAGCTCAGCTGGGAGAGGTCCCCTGCAGCAAGATCGCCTCTGTCGACCACAGCATAG ACCTCTTGGTGCGATTAGTATCGGTTGACCTTCATACGTTTGGACCAGACGCCCTAACAGCGGTGCGGTTGATTGAGCATCAGGCCAATGCCGACCAGGCAGCTGAGGTTCGGCCGCATTTAGTAGAGCAGGTACCTGCAGCGGTGCAGGGAGCACCAGCAACTG taACAAGGGTCCCAGTTCAATCAACGCAGCCACCACCTGGTATTGTTGAACTAGATGGGGAGAAATTTACACTGCAATG GCTAAATGCACACTTTGAGACAAACCCAGAGGGCTCTGTGTCTCGGTCAGAAATGTACTCGGAGTACTTAGCCACTTGCAGTAAAATGGGACGGAGCAACATCTTGAACTCCACCGGCTTCCTCAAATGTCTGCG AACTGTGTTCCCCAACCACACGATGCGACGGCAAGAGGAGGCCAAGGCTAACGGTCAGGTTCAGATCCTCCTGGTAGGGCTAAGGCGGAGGTCAATCCCCCTGCCCATCCAGCTGTATTACCAAcagcctcagcagcagcagcagcagaacgcAGCAGTTGCACCTCCACCTACAGCAGCTCGACGTGAAGCACCTGGAGACCCTCAGGCCCCACCTCCAG GCTTGCCTCCCGGGCATTCCAGTCATGGGCCCCATCTAGTCCGTGCCCCAGGTCCCAGCATCAGCCCAGGTGGTGCTACCGCATCAATTAACTTGACTGCACAGGAATCTCCCAATGCAAACCACCCGACTGTTTATCGTCACCCAGTGGCCCTACAGGTGCCTCCACAGATGCCACCAAATCCTCTagcagcagtgcagcagcaacagcaacaggtCCGACCTGGTTCTGTGGTCCAGATTCCAACGACGGTACCAGCCACCCAGAACCACAGTCCCCAgaaccctgctgctgctgctcctgcggCACAGCAACACTCCCCCATGCTTCCCACGGGGACCCCTGTCACGCTATTTCAGCAGGTACCACAGGGGCACATTCTCACCGCCAGGGTACAGGGTGTGTGCCCCCCAATCACCCAGCATTCCCCCCTCCCTCAAAACCCTCCAGTTTCTGGGCCTCAGGGTGGAGCTCTCCAAGTGGATTCTCCGTCTGTTGCTGCAACATCAGCACCCTCCTCTACCATCCAGGTTGGGGCTGGTCAGGCATTAAGCATCACAGGTGTGCCCAATTCCCAAGGTTCACGTGTCGCCTTTCAGAATATTGCCCCCAAACCAGCGCCAAACCAGTCAGGTGGACCAGCAGCCACGATAGCCACTCCAAACCAGCAGCCCCAGCAACAGACGCAGAGTGTAGTAATAGTCAGTCCCAACCCCCAGCAGAGCCCCGCCTACACCCCTGCCATACATCAGATTGTTCTTGCCAACCCCTCTGCCATTCCTGGAGCCCAGACTATCCAGATAGCAGGCCAGCCCTCAGCTGCTTCCAGCCCCTGCCCTCCTCCTGTCTCTCCCTCAAATACACAGGTTCAACCCAATCAAACTGTCAGCCACGCACTGTCCATTAAACggcatcaacaacaacagcagcagcagcatcaacaaCAGCCACCGCTCCAAATTATTTCCCAAACCTCCCCCTCTCAGCCTACCTCCACTGAGTCCAGCTTGATCAAACAACTACTGCTTCCAAAGCGAGGGCCTTCTACACCGGGAGGAAAGCTCATCCTCCCTGCTCCACAGGTCCCCCCTCCCAACAGCACGATAGCCTCTAGTACACAGGTCATCTACCAGACAGGTTACAGCACCCAGAATCCTTCTCCTCAGCCTCAGCAGCTCAATGTCCAGCTGGTTTCGAGTCAGCTTCCAGCTGCAGGAGCTCCAGCCCTCCAGACAGTCCAGCTCCTGCCAGGCCAGCTCATTTCTTCAAGTAGCCAAGGGTCAGCTACTATAATCCAGGCCCCGACAGCAGCTGGACAAGTCACATTTACCGTGGTCCCCAACACTGGCTTCACAACCtctactgctgctgttgctgctgtcagCCAAGGTGCCGTGGCTCCCGGTGTTCTCCCTCCTCCATTCTCTACTGGAACGGTGCCCCATCATGCATCAgcagctccacctcctccaccaccaccccctccaccaccactgcCAGCTCCCCTCAGAGGAGACAAGATCATTTGtcaaaaggaggaggaggccaaGGACGCTACAGGGCTGCACATCCATGAGAGAAAAATAGAGGTGATGGAAAACTCCTCCTTGGCAGAAGGAGGCTCCTCAATTAGTAAAACCAGTAACGGTGATGTTGCGGCAGGTGCCAAGCTGCTAAATGGTCGGAAGTGCATGGAGTCTAATCTACCTCCATACCACTCAGGGAACAGCCAGGGGGCACTCAATGGCCCAGCTATGGAGAGTTACCCTGCTAATGGGAAGCAGGCCCTCTCACCCAGCCTGAACACCCCTCTAGAGGGCAACCCCGACCCTAAAAAGACTCTAGTCAATGGAGTGTGTGACTTTGATCGGGTTGACAGTGGTGGcaactttaacaaaaacattccAAATCACATTGCTTCCAAACAGTACTTGGGGAATGGGGAAGTGGGCCCCTCTGAGAAAAGTCAAGGCTCAGACCCCCCTCTCCCGAGTCCTCATCCCCCCCAACAGGACACTGCCAAAGCCCAGCAGGCTGAGCGTCTGGCCAACGGACCCCAGGCAGCAGGCAACAGGCTTCCCACAGAATTAACCAATGGACCTTTGGGACCGGGCCATGCTGTGCTACGACAGCAACTGCTCCCCAACTCCTCCCTTCCCCCCACTGTTACAGTTACCTCCCAGAGCCTTGCTCCCTCTCCTGCAAACGGAGTGGTCTCTGAGGCTCGAGGCCTCAAGAGGCCAGCTGAGAACGAGGACCGCAGTGTAACAGCAGCATCCTCGGGGATCCCTAATAAAGTGGGAGTGCGAATCATTACCATCAGTGACCCCAACAATGCCGGCAGCAGCGCCACCATGGTGGCCGTGCCAGCAGGAACAGACCCAAGCACAGTAGCCAAAGTAGCAATAGAGAACGCCACTCAGCAGAGGAACTGCTCACCCACACAGGCAGCTGGCTCAACG CCGACCATATCCCCGTCCCTGCCCCCGGTATCCCAGCCTGCACAAGTGGGTAACCACAGTCCCCACTTCCCAGCACAGCAAACCTCCACGCCGCCACCAGAGCAAAGCAGGAAATTAGGGCAGAACTTCAAGTGTCTGTGGCAGTCCTGTAAACG GTGGTTTGAAACGCCATCTCAGGTGTTTTACCATGCAGCAACACAGCATGGTGGAAAAGACTTGTATGGAGGTCAGTGTCTATGGGAGGGATGTGAACCTTTTCCCAGACAGAGACTGTCCttcatcacacatttacag GATAAGCACTGTTCTCGAGAGGCTTTGCTGGCTGGACTCAAAGTAGAGGAGCAGCAGGCGCAAAGTCCCAATCAAACTTCTTCCCA GACTCCGCCAGCGGCAGGCAGTACTACAGCACAGCGAGCACCGAAAGCAATCGTCAATCATCCGAGCGCAGCTCTCATGGCTCTACGCAGGGGCTCCCGAAACCTGGTCTTCAGGGACTTCACT gttcctgccgcaaccctcccattttatccgggatcgggaccggcaccagggtctCCCTTGGTGGCTGAGTGGGGCCTCCTGCATCCCAGccctatgctctaccactga